A stretch of DNA from Lentimicrobiaceae bacterium:
CTTATGGCTACATCAATTGCTTCTAACGCATCATCAATTTGTTTAGTGTGGAAGTAATAAATCGCAAGATTTCCATAACCCAAAACTAAGTTGTATTTGTTGTTAGCTTTTTCGGCACTTTCGATGTACTTTTTAATATCCTTGATGGCGTTTTTATAGTTACCAATTGTTGCCCAAACGTGCGAGCGGTCGTTTAGTACCATCATTTTGCCGTATTCGTCGTCAATTTTGTCGAATAGTTTATATGCTTTGTCCAATAGGTCGAAGGCTTCGTTATTATTACCTTCAAAAATATTTACTTCTGCTTTGTTGATGTATGTATATGCTAACCCCGACAAATCTTTGGTTTTGTTGTAATAATATGCTGCCGAATCATAATAAATAAAGGCGCTGTCGTATTTGCCTGTTTCTTGCATAACCAAGCCCATATTGTTAAGGCAGTCGGCTATTCCTGTGGTATCGTTTGCAATACCGTACAACTCTATTGCCTTGTTGTAGTACATGTTGGCAGTATCGCCTTCGCCTTTAAAGAAATACAAAGCACCTATGTTTTTATTTGCAATGGCTTGCGCAAGGTGGTATTTGTTCTGCTTTGCCAAGTCCAAAGCCTTTTCCGATAGGCTATATGAAACGCTTCTATCAATGTTTCTGTATATTTCGGCATATTTATTCAAAGAGTCGGTTAGCTGCTGTGCTGATTTATTTTTATTTGCATCGATTATTGAATCGACAATGCGATGGTTTTGCGATGTAGCCGATATGCAACAAATAATAAGCAAGAGTGATATTATTAACTTCGTTGTTTTCATCATATGGTAAAGTAATCTTTAATTCTGTCGTACAGGTCGTCGTGAATGAGTTTTACATTTCTGAGTTGCTCAATGCTTTTAAATCCGTTGTTGATGATACGGTAGTCGATTATAGCCTTTGCAGTGTAGTAGTCTAAGTAGGGATGTTTTCTCAACTGATCTATGGTAGCGGTATTGATGTTAAATTTTTTAACACCATCGGTGTTGACGCTGATATTTAACTCAATCTTTTCCAAAAACTCAGGCTTAAATCCGTAAACTTCCAACAATTGATTTTTATTGACGTAGCCACCCAACAAATTTCGATAGTTGATAATTCTTTTTGCAAAAGATGGTCCTATGCCCGAAAGTTTGACCAAAGATGCTGAGTCGGCGGAGTTTAGTTCTATTCTAATAGTATCTGAAACTCTGATATATTTTTGTTTCTTTTCGTATTTAGTGTAGTAAGTTTTTCTTTTTTTCTGACTTTCGGGAATTACGATATATGGCTCAAGAATTTGGTATTCAGTTGGTTTCAAACAATATATTTTTTTCAAATCTTCTTTTGAATAGAACCTGCCTCCTTTGGCTTCATAGTTTTTTATAACTCTTATTTGCCAATCGCTTAAACCCAATTCTGCCCATTTTTCTTCCGACATATTATTGGGATTAAACATAAAAGGATTTAGTTTTTGTTCGGAAAATGAGTAGTCGGGATAGTTGAAATCGAATTTTCTTTCGTTTGCATTTTTAATTGAATCACTTAAAAATGCTATTTGGCTCTGAAATTCAAATAATTCTTGCTTGAAGCTTTCATATTTATCTGAATTATCCTTGCTTTTTTTGCCAGACCAAAATGTAGGTAAAACAATAACAATTACTAAAATTAGCAATAATACGGCTATTCCGTAGCGTTCGGCACGGCTGTACCTAAAAAAGCCATTATTACTCGATTTCTTCACCCGATAAAATGAATAAGTTGTTTTAAAATTGTGTAAAAGCTGTAATATCAGATGTTTACAACAAATTATTCGTCAGTGTACGAATCGGGTTCGTCTTTAGGTTTTGTGTTCAGAACTTTTAAAAAGTAGTACAGTGCTACAAAAATAACAGTTCCTTCAACAGCAATCATAAAAATTAAAGCATCAATATCCATATGTTAAGTTTTTAAATATCACCGGTTTTTAAACGTTTTTTGTATGCTATACGTATTAGTACAGCAATAGATATAAATGTGAGAGTTAAGAGCAAGCGTGAAACATCTTGATAAAAAATGTTATTCACAATTTTACCTTTAAACAAAACATCGCCGGCATTAACTTGCGTGCCTTTATCTACAACAATTTGACAATTTTTTTGTACTTGGTACGACCTTGTTGAGTCGGAGTTTGAGTCGGTAACAGAAATATATGTTTTATTACCGACAGTTTCTATTTTATCGACAATTCCATCTGTTTCGGAATAAAAACTATCATTAAAATACTTGCGATTAAACTTTATATTTTTGTGAGTGATTTGTCCTATAATGCTTCCTTCGTCGAGTTCCCAACCTTTAATGCTTATTTTCGACCAATCGTCGTTTACGGGACGTATCGTCGAGGAGACAAACACTATTATTAATATGGTGGGTGTTATGTATTTCAGGACATATTTATAAATAATCGGAATTTTAACATCAGCTCCTTTATTTAGCTCTTTCCACCCTTTATTGACTCCGAATATCCACGAGAACAGTATTGCTTCTAACATTGCAAAAACCACGAGCGAAACCGTTCCAGCCCAATAATCGTATTCGTCGAATACACCTTGATAGAAGAAGAAAATAGTTGGCAATCCCAAAAGAAATACAATAACTCCAAAAACTACCGATGCTCTTTTTTGTGTAAAGTTAAACTCGTCTATTAAAAATGATGTAATAGGAGTTCCCATCGCCAAAGAGCTTGTTATACCGGCAAAGAAAAGTAATCCGAAAAACGACAATCCCGCCAGCACCGAAAATATAGGACCCCATTGTTGAAACAAGTACGGCATAACTCTAAAACCTAATCCAAATCCGCCCAAACTTGTAAGTTCAACAACTTTGTCCAATCCAAAGTAGCCAATAGCAATAGGAATAATTATTGAGCTTCCTAATACTATCTCGACAAACTCGTTAATCCATCCTGCACTCAGAGCGTTTAAAGCAATATCGTCTTTTTCTTTAACGTACGAGGCAAAACATTGCACAGTACCCAAACCCAACGACAATGTGAAAAATACTTGTCCTGCTGCTGCCAACCACACCTTAGGATTAAGCAACGATTCAAATTGCGGTTTCCACAAAAAGTTTAAACCTACCGTACCGTCGAACAAAGCACCGGATTTACCGGCTTTTAGTGTTATCCCTTTAACGGCTAAAAACAGTCCGAATATGATTAATAAAGGCATCATGATTTTGGCAGCTTTTTCTACACCACCTTTCAATCCCTTGCTCAAAATAAATATATTTAGTATTAAACAAAGAGCAAAGAAAACTATACCTTCGTAAGGAATGCCAGATGCTGTGGTGGTGAGGTCTGTATAGTCGGCAAAGAAATTAGACACTTCTACCGATGACATACCTTTAAATGTCCCGACTACAGAGTGGTATACCCACGATAAAGACCAACTTTCGATATAGCAATAATAGGCGGCAATAGTTAAGTTTGAAAAAATTCCGAAAACTCCGACGTACTTCCACAGAGGCTTATTATTTAGCTTATGAAGAGCAAATGGAGCCGTGTGATAACCGGACTGTCCGCCGTATCTACCAATAGTCCATTCAACAAAAAGTAGCGGAATACCTAATAGCAAAAAGCAAACTAAGTACGGAATTATAAAAGCTCCGCCACCGTTTTGAATTGCTTGCATTGGGAAACGTAAAAAGTTGCCCAAACCAACTGCGTTGCCAGCCATAGCTAATATCAATCCCACACGAGAGCCCCACGAATTTGTGTTTTGAATTTTTGTCATGGTTTTAATTTTTTAATAATGATATGCCTATACCGCAATTTAAACACTGTTTTTTGTTGCAATAAAAATTGTTCAATTGAATTAAAGCCTGGCTGTCGGCTGCTGTTTTTACATCTATTCCCATAGCTTTAAACTTCCTGATTAGCGAATTGTTTTCGGCTTTTAACTCTTCCAATAGCGAAATAGGAAAATTAAGTTTTTGGGAGATGTTTTTTCGTTTGTAATAAACAAATAGAAAAGGAACTAACAGATTTATAATCAGTAAGTTTGCAGATGATTTGCCCAATCTTTTGACCTTATTGGTAGAAATTTTATCAAAAACGTAATGATTATCCCAATATGAAGAAGATTTTACGTCGAAAAACTTATAATAATCTTTTATGTTGCTAATTTCAGCCAATTCTGAAATACTGCCTTTGGCTTGATGTATCAGAGCTGCAAGTTGTGTGAGTCGCAAAGTTGGGAAGTTTTCGGGATGCAAACGCATAAACTTCCACAAACCTGCATCTATAGGTTTTAAGGAAAACTTATGTTGCAAAAATTTATATTCCTTATATAAATCTTGCGGATATTTATCCTTAAAATCGGGTCGTAACAAACCGGCTTGCCCGAGTATCATCGCTTCTATTTGAAATAAGTCGTCGGAATGTTTGAGCAAATAATTGTACGGCAACGACTGTGCAAGCATTTCAAAAGCCTGTTGGTTTACTTTAAAACCCATATTGTAAGCTAAAAGTTTGTAAAAAGTAACAGCCCAGTCGTTATTGGTTTGCGTAAGGTATAATTCAACAAGCAAGGATTTTCGTTGCAAACGTTCTACTAATAAGCGCTGTAACCACATTTGGAGTTCAAATTCGCCGACTGTACCAATTAAATTCTGACAGGGTATTTGTGTGTTCGAAGTCATAAATTCCAAATACCTTTGCCATGATTTTTCTGCAACATAGTTTTTAAGCTCAAGGGTTGGTATTATGGTTTTATCTTTTCGTCGCACGTCGGCGTTGTGTTCCCAAACAACGTGTAGGATAGTGTTGTCGTACTGCGAGTCTTTATCATGCTTGTGCAAAAACCAATCCGAAGAATTTACATGAACTTCTACGTTTCCTGCCCACAAGGTATCGCCAATTTTTATTTTGGCATTAAAAAAATCGGGACCTGAATCTGAATTTTTGTAACCAACATGAACAACATCGAAACTTGTTCCGTCAACTAAGTAGCTGTTGGGGTCGTACAGGCGGTACTGCCACAAATAGTATATGAATTCCTCGGTCATATTTAACAAAAATAATATTCTTTTATAAAAAATGTACAAAAATTGTATAATTTTGGAGTCAAGAAAATATGCTATTATGAGATGAATGGCTTTTAGCCGTTAGCTGTTAGCCATTAGCCGTTGGCAATGTATAATGAGCAACTATCAATTACTCATTGTTAATTGTTAATTGCTAATTGTAAACAGCCAAGAGCCCCGAAACTTCGGGACTAAAAGCCAAAAGCAAATTTAAATAAATATGAAAATACTAAAATCATTATTCTTATTCGTTTGTTTGATGTTTGTAATAATTGCTAATGCTCAATTACAACAAAACAAAATTGATCCTAAAACCACCTTTCAAAAATTTTCAACTTTAATACAATTAATCAATTATCAGTATGTAGAAACTGCAGATGTTGAAAAACTTACAGAAGATGCAATTATAGCAATGCTAAAAAGCTTAGATCCGCATTCTATATATATTTCTAAAAAAGATGTTCAAAGAGTAAACGAACCTTTGATAGGTAATTTTGAAGGTGTTGGGATTCAGTTTCAAATTTATCAGGATACAATAATAGTAATAGCTGCTATTCCTGGTGGACCTTCCGATGAGTTGGGAATAATGTCGGGCGACAAAATTGTAAAAATAAATGATGAGTTGGCAGTTGGCGAGAAGATAAACAACAAATTTGTTTTTGACAGACTTAGAGGTCCTAAGGGCTCTTACGTCAAGATTTCAATTGTCCGACATGGCGTCGATGGACTAATCGATTTTAACATAAAACGCGACAAAATACCCTTGAATAGTATAGATGCCGCTTATAAAATCAACTCCGATATTGCTTACGTAAAGCTTTCGCGCTTTGCACGCAATTCTGTCATCGAATTTAAGGAGGCGTTAAAGCCTATGATAGAAGAAGGTGTGGATAAATTGATTTTAGATTTAAGAGGTAACACTGGCGGATATTTGGATGTAGCCTACAATCTTACCGATGAACTTTTGCCTTCCGATAAACTCATTGTTTATACATTGGGTGAAAAAATGCCGCGACAAGATTTTACTTCAAAAGGCGGAGGTATATTCGAAAAAGGTAAATTAATAGTTCTAATAGACGAAGGTTCGGCTTCGGCTTCCGAGATTTTGTCGGGTGCTGTGCAAGATTGGGATAGAGGTATTATTATAGGAAGACGTTCGTTTGGGAAAGGGTTAGTGCAGAGACCGTTCTTACTACCCGACAGCTCTATGGTCAGGATTACTACTGCTAAATATTTTACACCTTCGGGAAGATGTATTCAAAAACCTTTTAAAGGTGTGGATTATCGCAAAGAGATTACCGAAAGGCATAAACATGGCGAAATGGTTCATGCCGACAGCATTAAGTTTCCCGATTCGCTAAAATATTACACCAATAACAAACGTTTAGTTTACGGTGGCGGCGGTATTATGCCCGATTATTTTGTGCCTATGGACACCACTTTTTCGTCAAAATATTTGATAGATATTTCCAGAAAAGGCATACTCAATAATTTTGCTTTGCATTTTGTTGATAATAGCAGAGAAGAACTTCTGAAAACTTATTATAACGATGATGATTTTATCAAAAATTTCCCCGAGCTAAACGATGATTTTTTAGATAAGTTTGCTACCTACGCAGAAGAAAAAGGAGTACCACGCAACGATAAAGATATTGAAACATCGAAAAAATATATTTACAATGTTTGTAAAGGCTTAATTGCCAGAAACTTATTTGAAATAAATTCGTACTATAAGTCCATTGCCGAACAAGATGATGTTTTGCAAAATGCAATAGAAATCATACAAAGCGATTGGGCTTTTAAAAAATTAAATTAATAACTTAAAAATCTAAGATATGAAAAAACTACAAACCAAATATATGGGATTAACTTTACAAAGTCCCTTAATAGTCGGAAGTTCAGGACTTACCAAGTCGGTAAAAAACATTAAAGAATATGCTGCAGCCGGAGCAGGTGCTGTTGTTTTGAAATCCCTTTTTGAAGAAGAAATTTTGCAGGAAATTAACAAGCAAATAAATAATCTCGATAGCAATCACGATATCACCACAGCCTACGATTATATCAGCAATTACAGTCGTATGCATCATGTAGAAAGCTATATGGATTTAATAAGAACCTGCAAAAAGGAAGTTGAGATTCCAATTATTGCAAGCATAAATTGCGTGTCAGCCGGCGATTGGATGGAGTTTGCTTCGAAAATGCAAAATGCGGGAGCCGATGCTCTTGAACTAAACATTTTTATTTTGCCTAACGATTTTTCTAAAAGTTCAGCTGATATTGAAAAAATCTATTTCGACATTTTGGTAGGAGTTAAGAAAAATGTTAG
This window harbors:
- a CDS encoding DUF2851 family protein — encoded protein: MTEEFIYYLWQYRLYDPNSYLVDGTSFDVVHVGYKNSDSGPDFFNAKIKIGDTLWAGNVEVHVNSSDWFLHKHDKDSQYDNTILHVVWEHNADVRRKDKTIIPTLELKNYVAEKSWQRYLEFMTSNTQIPCQNLIGTVGEFELQMWLQRLLVERLQRKSLLVELYLTQTNNDWAVTFYKLLAYNMGFKVNQQAFEMLAQSLPYNYLLKHSDDLFQIEAMILGQAGLLRPDFKDKYPQDLYKEYKFLQHKFSLKPIDAGLWKFMRLHPENFPTLRLTQLAALIHQAKGSISELAEISNIKDYYKFFDVKSSSYWDNHYVFDKISTNKVKRLGKSSANLLIINLLVPFLFVYYKRKNISQKLNFPISLLEELKAENNSLIRKFKAMGIDVKTAADSQALIQLNNFYCNKKQCLNCGIGISLLKN
- a CDS encoding sodium-dependent transporter, whose translation is MTKIQNTNSWGSRVGLILAMAGNAVGLGNFLRFPMQAIQNGGGAFIIPYLVCFLLLGIPLLFVEWTIGRYGGQSGYHTAPFALHKLNNKPLWKYVGVFGIFSNLTIAAYYCYIESWSLSWVYHSVVGTFKGMSSVEVSNFFADYTDLTTTASGIPYEGIVFFALCLILNIFILSKGLKGGVEKAAKIMMPLLIIFGLFLAVKGITLKAGKSGALFDGTVGLNFLWKPQFESLLNPKVWLAAAGQVFFTLSLGLGTVQCFASYVKEKDDIALNALSAGWINEFVEIVLGSSIIIPIAIGYFGLDKVVELTSLGGFGLGFRVMPYLFQQWGPIFSVLAGLSFFGLLFFAGITSSLAMGTPITSFLIDEFNFTQKRASVVFGVIVFLLGLPTIFFFYQGVFDEYDYWAGTVSLVVFAMLEAILFSWIFGVNKGWKELNKGADVKIPIIYKYVLKYITPTILIIVFVSSTIRPVNDDWSKISIKGWELDEGSIIGQITHKNIKFNRKYFNDSFYSETDGIVDKIETVGNKTYISVTDSNSDSTRSYQVQKNCQIVVDKGTQVNAGDVLFKGKIVNNIFYQDVSRLLLTLTFISIAVLIRIAYKKRLKTGDI
- a CDS encoding helix-hairpin-helix domain-containing protein — translated: MKKSSNNGFFRYSRAERYGIAVLLLILVIVIVLPTFWSGKKSKDNSDKYESFKQELFEFQSQIAFLSDSIKNANERKFDFNYPDYSFSEQKLNPFMFNPNNMSEEKWAELGLSDWQIRVIKNYEAKGGRFYSKEDLKKIYCLKPTEYQILEPYIVIPESQKKRKTYYTKYEKKQKYIRVSDTIRIELNSADSASLVKLSGIGPSFAKRIINYRNLLGGYVNKNQLLEVYGFKPEFLEKIELNISVNTDGVKKFNINTATIDQLRKHPYLDYYTAKAIIDYRIINNGFKSIEQLRNVKLIHDDLYDRIKDYFTI
- a CDS encoding tetratricopeptide repeat protein; protein product: MMKTTKLIISLLLIICCISATSQNHRIVDSIIDANKNKSAQQLTDSLNKYAEIYRNIDRSVSYSLSEKALDLAKQNKYHLAQAIANKNIGALYFFKGEGDTANMYYNKAIELYGIANDTTGIADCLNNMGLVMQETGKYDSAFIYYDSAAYYYNKTKDLSGLAYTYINKAEVNIFEGNNNEAFDLLDKAYKLFDKIDDEYGKMMVLNDRSHVWATIGNYKNAIKDIKKYIESAEKANNKYNLVLGYGNLAIYYFHTKQIDDALEAIDVAISYGNEEDDGYGIFNIYLTLSDIYHHQQRYNDAIVLLQKVLKHYEATNNKLRVANTFTRIGRNLLELGEIPEAKDYFLQSFEIANEIGAKYEISESLYNLMIISSITRDFGTTDSLNELYRHYLKQIDYDIDNYSVDNGNFEQEKNSVLAGQSTKKIFMYTILFFIIVLPIIIIIIKKVNKNTK
- a CDS encoding S41 family peptidase, whose product is MKILKSLFLFVCLMFVIIANAQLQQNKIDPKTTFQKFSTLIQLINYQYVETADVEKLTEDAIIAMLKSLDPHSIYISKKDVQRVNEPLIGNFEGVGIQFQIYQDTIIVIAAIPGGPSDELGIMSGDKIVKINDELAVGEKINNKFVFDRLRGPKGSYVKISIVRHGVDGLIDFNIKRDKIPLNSIDAAYKINSDIAYVKLSRFARNSVIEFKEALKPMIEEGVDKLILDLRGNTGGYLDVAYNLTDELLPSDKLIVYTLGEKMPRQDFTSKGGGIFEKGKLIVLIDEGSASASEILSGAVQDWDRGIIIGRRSFGKGLVQRPFLLPDSSMVRITTAKYFTPSGRCIQKPFKGVDYRKEITERHKHGEMVHADSIKFPDSLKYYTNNKRLVYGGGGIMPDYFVPMDTTFSSKYLIDISRKGILNNFALHFVDNSREELLKTYYNDDDFIKNFPELNDDFLDKFATYAEEKGVPRNDKDIETSKKYIYNVCKGLIARNLFEINSYYKSIAEQDDVLQNAIEIIQSDWAFKKLN